A section of the Roseivirga sp. BDSF3-8 genome encodes:
- a CDS encoding septal ring lytic transglycosylase RlpA family protein, whose amino-acid sequence MQPEQNIKVLFAALLLCLGLAKTAQAQECTEQGLASYYAARFEGRPTASGQPYRGSLYTAAHKTLPFGTLLLVKNPETGHSLTVVVTDRGPFVNGRIIDLSLAAAKELDIVRRGVGRVEVYCLPKTLPLLLRKKADRGNLKWQAPTITP is encoded by the coding sequence GTGCAGCCTGAACAGAACATAAAAGTTCTGTTTGCAGCACTGCTGCTTTGTTTAGGACTGGCAAAGACAGCTCAGGCTCAGGAATGCACCGAGCAGGGGCTTGCCAGCTACTATGCTGCACGCTTTGAAGGCCGCCCTACCGCCAGCGGACAGCCATACAGAGGGAGCCTGTACACCGCAGCCCATAAAACCCTCCCTTTTGGCACCCTGCTCCTGGTGAAAAACCCGGAGACCGGCCACTCGCTTACCGTAGTCGTTACAGACCGGGGTCCCTTCGTGAACGGCAGAATAATAGACCTGTCGCTGGCAGCAGCCAAAGAGCTGGACATCGTCCGGCGGGGAGTCGGCAGGGTAGAGGTCTATTGCCTGCCCAAGACCCTGCCTCTACTGCTGCGAAAGAAAGCCGATCGAGGAAATTTAAAATGGCAGGCCCCCACCATTACCCCCTGA
- a CDS encoding VOC family protein translates to MNKILLTVPQLRSAVAFYTELFNTQGQSLSENSHVFDYGNTQLVCTTDSRETDNDNNAFRQKVYLITTDHLESFHQTATELLCQEVDESLTTGPEGNLSFSLTDPYGNKLRFVKARACAA, encoded by the coding sequence ATGAATAAGATACTTCTGACCGTACCTCAACTGAGATCAGCGGTAGCATTTTACACTGAACTCTTTAATACTCAGGGACAGTCCCTGTCGGAAAACTCCCACGTGTTCGACTATGGTAATACTCAGCTTGTATGCACCACGGATAGCAGAGAAACAGACAATGATAACAATGCCTTCCGGCAGAAGGTGTACCTGATCACCACCGACCACCTGGAGAGCTTCCACCAAACGGCTACAGAGCTACTCTGTCAGGAGGTGGACGAGTCCCTGACCACTGGCCCTGAAGGCAACCTTTCATTCTCCCTCACAGACCCATATGGAAATAAGCTCCGGTTTGTAAAAGCCAGGGCCTGTGCAGCCTGA
- the tnpA gene encoding IS200/IS605 family transposase, producing MNIYTRPLYHLVFSTAYQKPVLHKSNRSELFRYITGILKNRNCTLLRINGVDDHVHILLSIPTDMPVNRVVRDIKNASTRFIKEKELFPDFRGWESGFCAFTVSAKDKEQLIMYIRNQEEHHRYVPFEDERQSLLIENGLYQRAGLVPA from the coding sequence ATGAACATCTACACGCGACCACTGTATCATCTGGTTTTTAGTACTGCCTATCAAAAGCCTGTGCTACATAAATCTAACCGGTCTGAACTATTCAGATACATCACCGGTATACTGAAAAATCGTAACTGTACTCTTCTGCGTATCAATGGCGTGGATGATCATGTACATATACTGCTCAGCATACCTACGGATATGCCTGTAAACAGGGTGGTTAGGGATATTAAGAATGCGAGCACGCGCTTTATTAAGGAGAAGGAGTTGTTTCCGGATTTCAGAGGCTGGGAAAGTGGCTTTTGTGCCTTTACCGTTTCGGCCAAAGATAAGGAACAACTCATCATGTACATAAGAAACCAGGAAGAGCATCACCGTTATGTGCCCTTCGAAGATGAAAGACAATCTCTGCTTATAGAAAATGGCTTATACCAGCGTGCCGGGCTGGTACCTGCCTGA
- a CDS encoding valine--tRNA ligase, with translation MSTQKQTDLPAKYSPTEVEDKWYAYWLEQNYFASKPDPDKEPFCITIPPPNVTGVLHMGHMLNNTIQDVLVRRARMQGKEACWVPGTDHASIATEARVVAMLKEQGISKDQLSREDFLKHAWEWKEKYGGIILEQLKKLGASCDWERTRFTMDANMSEQVIKVFVDLHDKGQIYRGMRMVNWDPEGKTALSDDEVIHKETNAKLYHLAYKIEGSDETITIATVRPETILGDTAICVHPDDDRYKHLHGKKALVPLIDRAIPIIPDTYVEMEFGTGALKVTPAHDPNDYELGIKHDLEVVDILNEDGSLNEAAQLYVGEDRFVVRKKIVKELEEKGFLTKTEDYKSNVGYSERTNAVVEPRISMQWFVKMEELTKPALEHVMDDTIRLHPPKFKNMYRSWMENVRDWCISRQLWWGHRIPAWYIDDTRDYVVAETEEQAVERAREKTGDTSLTAERLHQDPDVLDTWFSSWLWPISVFDGILDPDSEEMKYYYPTNDLVTAPEILFFWVARMIIAGYEYRGEKPFSNVYLTGIVRDKLGRKMSKSLGNSPDPLGLIDVYGADGVRTGMLFSSPAGNDLLFDEKLCEQGRNFNNKIWNAFRLIKGWEVSEGSSDKGSKKAIEWFGNRFNRAMADLNEAFDNFRISDALHIVYKLAWDDFCSWYLEMVKPPYGDPIDRETYNATLGFLDDLLRVLHPFMPFITEEIWQHMQERGAGESICVAAYPEAGTYDKEVLQKGEVAFEAIAQVRNLRNSKGLSPKEALKLELTTERQGVYKDWEEIIRKLANLEGIAYNGERSEGAATFMVGPDECSVPLAGQVDVEEEKKALEKELEYAKGFLRTVEKKLSNERFVSNAPEEVVAMEKKKKEDTEAKIKALEESLARL, from the coding sequence ATGTCTACGCAAAAACAAACCGACCTGCCTGCTAAGTATAGCCCGACAGAGGTAGAGGACAAGTGGTATGCATACTGGCTTGAGCAAAACTACTTTGCCAGCAAGCCTGATCCTGATAAGGAGCCATTCTGTATCACGATACCCCCCCCAAACGTAACGGGTGTATTGCATATGGGCCATATGCTCAATAATACCATCCAGGATGTGCTGGTGCGCCGGGCGCGTATGCAGGGTAAGGAAGCCTGCTGGGTGCCGGGTACTGACCATGCTTCCATTGCTACGGAGGCGAGGGTAGTGGCTATGCTCAAGGAGCAGGGCATAAGCAAGGACCAGCTTAGCCGTGAGGACTTCCTCAAGCATGCCTGGGAGTGGAAAGAGAAATATGGTGGCATCATACTGGAGCAGCTTAAGAAACTGGGGGCTTCATGCGACTGGGAGCGTACCCGCTTCACTATGGATGCTAACATGAGTGAGCAGGTAATAAAGGTGTTTGTGGACCTGCATGATAAGGGGCAGATATACCGCGGCATGCGTATGGTAAACTGGGACCCTGAGGGTAAGACGGCCCTGTCTGACGATGAGGTAATCCATAAGGAAACGAATGCCAAACTGTACCATCTGGCCTATAAAATAGAGGGTAGCGACGAGACGATCACGATTGCTACGGTACGTCCGGAAACTATTCTGGGTGATACGGCGATATGTGTGCACCCGGATGATGACCGCTATAAGCACCTGCATGGCAAAAAGGCGCTGGTACCTCTTATCGACCGGGCGATACCTATCATCCCTGACACGTATGTGGAGATGGAGTTTGGTACGGGTGCCCTGAAGGTAACGCCTGCGCACGACCCTAATGACTATGAGCTGGGGATAAAGCATGATCTGGAGGTAGTGGACATCCTGAATGAGGATGGCTCGCTCAATGAGGCGGCTCAGCTATACGTAGGGGAGGACCGCTTCGTAGTACGCAAAAAGATTGTGAAGGAGCTGGAGGAGAAGGGCTTCCTTACCAAAACAGAGGATTATAAGAGTAATGTAGGCTACAGCGAGCGTACTAATGCGGTGGTAGAGCCGCGTATTTCCATGCAGTGGTTTGTGAAAATGGAGGAGCTGACGAAGCCTGCATTGGAACACGTGATGGACGATACGATCAGGCTGCACCCGCCGAAGTTTAAGAACATGTACCGGAGTTGGATGGAGAATGTACGCGACTGGTGCATCAGCCGCCAGCTATGGTGGGGGCATCGTATTCCTGCCTGGTATATAGATGATACGCGTGACTATGTAGTGGCGGAAACTGAGGAACAGGCTGTGGAGCGGGCCCGTGAAAAGACCGGTGACACTTCGCTGACGGCGGAGCGCCTGCACCAGGATCCGGACGTGCTGGATACGTGGTTTAGCTCATGGCTGTGGCCTATCAGTGTCTTTGATGGCATACTGGACCCGGACAGTGAGGAAATGAAGTACTACTACCCGACTAATGATTTGGTAACGGCGCCTGAGATCCTCTTCTTCTGGGTGGCGCGTATGATCATCGCCGGCTATGAGTATCGCGGGGAAAAGCCTTTCTCTAACGTGTACCTAACGGGTATCGTACGGGACAAGCTGGGCCGTAAGATGAGCAAGTCGCTTGGTAACAGTCCTGATCCGCTCGGACTTATCGATGTTTACGGCGCTGACGGCGTACGCACAGGCATGCTGTTCAGTTCTCCGGCGGGTAACGACTTGCTGTTTGACGAAAAGCTGTGTGAGCAGGGCCGTAACTTTAACAACAAGATATGGAATGCCTTCCGCCTTATTAAAGGATGGGAGGTAAGTGAAGGCTCTTCGGATAAAGGTAGCAAGAAGGCTATCGAGTGGTTTGGTAACCGGTTTAACCGTGCCATGGCTGATCTGAATGAGGCTTTTGATAACTTCCGCATCAGTGATGCGCTGCACATAGTGTACAAGCTGGCGTGGGACGATTTCTGCTCGTGGTACCTGGAGATGGTGAAACCTCCTTACGGCGATCCCATAGACCGGGAAACGTATAATGCTACGCTTGGATTCCTGGATGACCTGCTGCGGGTGCTGCATCCGTTTATGCCTTTTATCACGGAAGAGATATGGCAGCATATGCAGGAGCGTGGTGCAGGTGAAAGCATCTGTGTAGCAGCTTACCCTGAGGCAGGGACCTATGATAAAGAGGTGCTGCAGAAAGGTGAGGTGGCCTTTGAGGCTATCGCACAAGTGCGTAACCTGAGAAACAGTAAGGGGCTTTCTCCTAAAGAGGCGCTGAAACTGGAGCTCACCACGGAGCGCCAGGGGGTGTACAAGGACTGGGAAGAGATCATACGTAAGCTGGCGAACCTGGAGGGGATTGCCTATAACGGCGAACGCTCGGAAGGGGCGGCTACCTTTATGGTAGGGCCTGATGAGTGCAGCGTGCCTCTCGCCGGACAGGTGGATGTGGAAGAGGAAAAGAAAGCGCTGGAAAAAGAGCTGGAATACGCTAAGGGCTTCCTGCGCACAGTAGAGAAAAAGCTGAGCAATGAGCGTTTTGTGTCTAATGCACCTGAGGAGGTAGTGGCGATGGAAAAGAAGAAGAAGGAGGACACTGAGGCTAAAATCAAAGCGCTGGAGGAGAGTTTGGCGAGGCTTTAA
- a CDS encoding CheR family methyltransferase, giving the protein MSDFRNDMYYIGIGSSAGGLSALKDFFSNVPGGINACFIVAQHLSPNYKSNLTEILTRVDMPLSVSVLEGPVRPEAGKIYVTPPNHDVIIRNKMLVLVSSDGIGPKPSVDRLLHSMGENLGSHAIAVIFSGTGSDGSRGILKVHEMGGLVIVQNPEEAEHDGMPMASIRTEAVDFTMHAAEIGNKIYEITKNQPPSISSLDEGEAKVQQLLKKVFRNIHRDFGVNLSDYKETTITRRLQRRMVATGKLELEEYLKYSLEHPDEQSEFYHDMIISVTEYFRDTEAFKAIDKNIRKLVNEKEDNASFRVWVPGCATGEEAYSLACLFGEILGGLDALTDKRVQIFATDIDDKALNVGRRGVYEAKNLYAISSHMLEKYFVGQGRTFRVRKELRDCILFNRHNIIENPPFKRLDMVSCRNLLIYLQPDIQAKLINLFHYALNDDGLLFLGKSENLSRHEDLFTSLDSTNRIFRKRAGYNTSPSSFNSPVSLQNKYTGNMHSISRPEKKNLERMFDDLIESIAPNSILVNDRFMVKKIMGTAHEFVSIQKGNFTSNLIDLLLPDLKSIVQVLLMKAQRNNKPVKNKILRKMDGDQVFALKMEVKPIREIKAMGKMMLISFEKEKVELDTENIVGAGDGEEVQQLNEEVSSLREHLRSVVEELESSNEELQLSNEEMQSSNEELQSTNEELETANQELQSTNEELSTVNDELNSKTQELEKQTAELEQLVNSLHYPVMRINQEYQVKRFNLAAQETFNIRKNTPETLPLFAILPHELNFDDMRKKMQQAMLERKSHEEEVSFNGRYYEMELQPIIQKNNKEEKEILLLFKDRTELIKERRMVKDSERRLKAILDNTTTPIYIKDLAGRYILVNEAFLELFNLSEEKVLGSKDKDLFPKEMADKVAQNDLQTLQKEEVLQLEEEILDKEGHRVTYLSVKFPMQNQEGEIIALCGISTDITEKVEFEDYLRMYQRIITSMNDMVVVAERPAKSKDPMQIVYANPELLEQTGYAEDEIKKLNLKDILPLIDFSNKVEYGTSSPQEMPLVDRDGKELLIERQVVNVNNKLSQKQSIAVIIRDISVRKKHENRLMEEKVAAEAASVAKSAFLANMSHEIRTPMSAIHGITNILTKMEVEEDRKKKLLDTLKTSSDRLLSLINDILDYAKMEAGQLNLEITTFDLYKELNQQVEMASAAGQNKSLEFILNIDPNLPRTYLGDPMRISQVLQNLLSNAIKFTERGKITLSATSEGNSEDNHLVKITVADTGIGISKDQKNLIFEKFSQADVSTSRKFGGTGLGLAIVKELLELMNGTIELDSSLGNGSTFTVIIPLGKTEETEVENSLESHVITEDLSPIFTDPKEAAEYPILVVEDQLTNVTVMEHYLKNLGCRYDIAMNGKSGLQKVLRKNFSLLLLDIQMNEMDGLELSQIIRMLPDEKKRSVPIVGVTAHVHSEYQQLSRKAGMNGYLSKPVEPSLLKQQIMKQLGLSAEKQSEPGE; this is encoded by the coding sequence ATGAGCGACTTCAGAAACGACATGTACTACATAGGTATTGGATCATCAGCAGGCGGCCTCTCGGCGCTAAAAGATTTTTTTTCCAATGTCCCCGGTGGTATCAACGCTTGTTTTATCGTAGCCCAGCACCTTTCACCTAATTACAAGAGTAATTTAACAGAGATACTTACCAGGGTGGATATGCCCCTGTCCGTATCGGTACTGGAAGGTCCTGTACGGCCGGAAGCAGGTAAGATCTATGTGACCCCTCCTAACCATGATGTGATCATCCGCAATAAAATGCTGGTGTTGGTTTCATCAGATGGCATCGGGCCCAAGCCAAGTGTGGACCGGCTCCTGCACTCCATGGGAGAGAACCTGGGGTCCCACGCCATTGCCGTTATCTTTAGCGGCACCGGCAGCGATGGCAGCAGGGGTATATTGAAAGTACATGAGATGGGCGGCCTCGTAATCGTACAAAACCCCGAAGAGGCTGAGCATGACGGCATGCCCATGGCCAGTATTCGCACAGAAGCCGTGGATTTCACCATGCATGCTGCTGAAATAGGCAACAAGATATATGAGATAACGAAAAACCAGCCCCCCAGCATCAGTAGCCTGGATGAGGGCGAGGCCAAGGTGCAGCAATTGCTTAAAAAAGTATTCAGAAATATTCACCGGGATTTTGGCGTAAACCTGAGTGACTATAAAGAAACCACCATTACCAGGAGGCTGCAGCGCCGTATGGTGGCCACCGGTAAACTGGAGCTGGAAGAGTACCTGAAGTACAGCCTCGAACATCCTGATGAGCAGAGTGAGTTCTATCACGACATGATTATCAGTGTCACTGAGTACTTCCGGGACACAGAAGCCTTCAAAGCAATAGACAAGAACATCCGTAAGCTGGTAAATGAAAAAGAAGATAATGCCAGCTTCAGAGTGTGGGTGCCAGGATGTGCCACCGGTGAGGAAGCCTACTCACTCGCTTGTCTTTTTGGTGAAATACTCGGCGGACTGGATGCCCTCACCGACAAGCGGGTACAGATATTTGCTACAGATATAGACGACAAAGCCCTTAATGTGGGGCGCAGAGGGGTGTATGAAGCCAAAAACCTGTATGCCATTTCCAGCCACATGCTGGAAAAGTATTTTGTTGGTCAGGGCAGAACCTTCAGGGTACGTAAAGAACTACGCGACTGCATTCTCTTTAACCGGCATAATATTATTGAAAACCCGCCCTTTAAGCGGCTGGACATGGTGAGCTGTCGTAACCTGCTCATCTATCTGCAGCCGGACATACAAGCCAAACTTATCAACCTCTTTCATTATGCACTGAATGACGACGGCCTGCTATTTTTGGGTAAATCCGAAAACCTGAGCCGCCACGAAGATCTGTTTACCAGCTTAGACTCTACCAACCGGATATTCCGGAAACGCGCAGGCTACAACACCAGCCCCTCCTCATTCAACTCGCCTGTTTCCCTGCAAAATAAGTATACAGGCAATATGCATTCCATTTCCAGACCTGAAAAGAAAAACCTGGAAAGGATGTTCGATGACCTTATAGAAAGCATTGCGCCTAACAGCATCCTGGTCAATGACCGCTTCATGGTAAAAAAGATCATGGGTACCGCCCATGAGTTTGTGAGCATACAGAAGGGAAACTTTACATCTAACCTGATAGACCTCCTGTTGCCTGACCTCAAGAGCATCGTACAGGTGCTCCTCATGAAAGCCCAGCGAAATAATAAGCCTGTAAAAAACAAAATCCTCCGTAAGATGGATGGCGACCAGGTATTTGCGCTCAAGATGGAGGTCAAGCCCATTCGCGAAATAAAAGCCATGGGCAAGATGATGCTTATCTCCTTTGAGAAGGAGAAGGTAGAACTCGATACTGAAAATATAGTAGGAGCCGGTGACGGCGAAGAGGTACAACAGCTCAACGAAGAGGTAAGCTCCCTGCGCGAGCACCTGCGCAGTGTAGTAGAAGAACTGGAAAGCAGCAATGAGGAGCTGCAGCTTTCAAATGAAGAAATGCAGAGCAGTAACGAAGAGCTGCAAAGCACCAACGAAGAGCTCGAAACCGCCAACCAGGAACTACAAAGTACAAACGAAGAGCTGTCTACCGTTAATGATGAGCTGAATAGCAAAACCCAGGAGCTCGAAAAGCAAACTGCTGAGCTGGAGCAACTGGTAAATTCCCTGCACTACCCGGTGATGCGAATAAATCAGGAATACCAGGTTAAACGCTTCAACCTCGCAGCTCAGGAGACATTTAATATCCGCAAAAACACCCCCGAAACACTTCCCCTCTTTGCGATACTGCCGCACGAGCTCAACTTTGACGACATGCGGAAAAAGATGCAGCAGGCCATGCTCGAAAGAAAGAGCCATGAAGAGGAAGTATCCTTCAATGGCCGCTACTATGAAATGGAGCTGCAGCCTATTATTCAGAAGAATAATAAAGAAGAAAAAGAGATTCTCCTCCTCTTTAAAGACCGTACGGAACTGATAAAAGAGCGCCGTATGGTAAAAGACAGCGAGCGAAGGCTAAAAGCCATTCTGGACAATACCACCACCCCCATCTACATCAAAGACCTCGCCGGCCGGTATATATTAGTTAATGAGGCTTTCCTTGAACTTTTTAATCTTAGTGAAGAAAAAGTACTGGGATCGAAAGACAAAGATCTCTTTCCTAAAGAGATGGCCGACAAGGTGGCCCAGAACGACCTGCAGACCTTACAAAAAGAAGAAGTGCTGCAGCTGGAAGAGGAGATTCTTGACAAAGAAGGCCACAGGGTCACTTACCTGTCAGTCAAATTCCCCATGCAGAACCAGGAGGGTGAGATAATCGCTCTCTGCGGTATTTCTACCGATATCACAGAAAAGGTAGAATTTGAAGACTACCTCAGAATGTACCAGCGCATCATCACCTCCATGAACGATATGGTGGTAGTCGCCGAGCGGCCTGCTAAGAGCAAAGACCCCATGCAGATCGTCTATGCAAACCCTGAACTGCTGGAACAAACCGGGTACGCTGAGGATGAGATCAAGAAATTAAACCTGAAGGACATACTTCCCCTTATAGACTTCAGTAACAAAGTCGAGTATGGCACATCCAGCCCGCAGGAGATGCCACTCGTAGACCGGGATGGCAAAGAACTGCTGATAGAGCGACAGGTAGTAAACGTTAATAATAAGCTATCTCAGAAGCAATCGATAGCCGTTATTATCCGGGACATCAGCGTACGGAAGAAGCACGAAAATCGCCTGATGGAAGAGAAGGTCGCTGCCGAGGCGGCTAGTGTGGCCAAGTCTGCCTTCCTCGCCAATATGAGCCACGAGATAAGGACGCCCATGAGTGCCATACACGGCATCACCAACATCCTTACCAAGATGGAGGTGGAAGAGGACCGTAAGAAAAAACTGCTGGACACGCTCAAGACCAGTTCTGACAGGTTGCTCAGTCTTATCAATGACATCCTGGACTACGCAAAGATGGAAGCAGGCCAGCTCAATCTGGAGATCACCACCTTTGACCTCTACAAAGAGCTCAACCAACAGGTGGAAATGGCAAGTGCAGCCGGCCAGAACAAAAGCCTGGAGTTTATTCTGAATATAGACCCCAACCTTCCACGCACCTATTTGGGTGACCCGATGAGAATAAGCCAGGTATTACAAAATCTGCTGAGCAATGCCATCAAGTTTACCGAAAGAGGTAAAATCACCCTATCTGCCACATCAGAAGGCAATAGTGAGGATAATCACCTTGTTAAAATAACCGTGGCCGATACCGGCATAGGCATCTCTAAAGACCAGAAGAACCTCATTTTTGAGAAATTCAGCCAGGCAGATGTCAGTACCAGCCGTAAGTTTGGGGGTACAGGGCTCGGACTTGCAATAGTCAAGGAACTTCTGGAGCTAATGAATGGCACCATAGAGCTAGATAGCTCTCTTGGCAATGGGTCCACCTTTACTGTTATCATCCCATTGGGTAAAACCGAAGAAACAGAAGTAGAAAATTCATTAGAATCTCACGTAATCACAGAAGACCTTTCGCCCATCTTCACTGATCCGAAAGAGGCGGCCGAATACCCCATACTCGTGGTAGAAGATCAGCTTACCAATGTGACCGTTATGGAGCACTATCTGAAAAACCTTGGTTGCCGCTACGACATAGCCATGAATGGCAAGAGCGGCCTGCAAAAGGTGTTGAGAAAGAACTTCTCCCTCCTGCTGCTTGATATTCAAATGAATGAGATGGATGGCCTCGAACTATCACAGATCATCAGGATGCTTCCTGATGAGAAAAAGCGCAGTGTCCCTATTGTCGGCGTGACAGCACACGTGCATTCAGAGTATCAGCAGCTCAGCCGGAAGGCAGGCATGAACGGCTACCTCTCCAAGCCCGTAGAGCCCTCCCTGCTGAAACAGCAAATTATGAAGCAGCTAGGCCTGAGCGCAGAAAAACAATCCGAACCGGGCGAATAA
- a CDS encoding DUF6249 domain-containing protein: MDSHVVFIPIVLFLSVFGIVYVAISARHKERMALIDKGLDANILHPKQEKKGRYGALKFGLLLIGAALGLLVGSSLANYTLMEEEVAFLSMLFLFGGLGLVSFYFLVRNNKV, encoded by the coding sequence ATGGACAGCCATGTAGTATTTATACCCATCGTACTGTTTTTATCCGTATTCGGCATCGTGTACGTAGCTATATCCGCCAGGCATAAAGAGCGTATGGCATTAATAGATAAAGGACTGGACGCAAATATTCTGCATCCAAAACAGGAAAAGAAAGGCAGGTACGGAGCGCTCAAATTCGGGCTTTTACTTATAGGTGCCGCTCTCGGTCTGCTGGTAGGCTCTTCCCTCGCCAACTATACCTTGATGGAAGAGGAAGTGGCATTCTTAAGTATGCTATTCCTCTTCGGTGGCCTCGGACTCGTTTCTTTTTACTTTTTAGTAAGAAACAATAAGGTTTGA
- a CDS encoding RNA polymerase sigma factor: MQEELESIAIENARKGNPAGCRYLIDRYKDYVFSIALRILSHREEAEEAAQDAFMKAFQGLGSFSGQSKFSTWLYRIACNEALARARKKKRYAVDIDDVEEVKLPWDSFADQYKQLEHKTRQKYIRMALDRLPDNDRLLISLYYLQEQSVAEVAEVTGQEANTVKVRIHRARKKLHTALAGLLETELKELL; the protein is encoded by the coding sequence ATGCAGGAGGAATTAGAATCGATAGCTATTGAAAATGCGCGAAAGGGGAACCCGGCGGGGTGCCGTTACCTGATAGACCGGTACAAGGACTATGTCTTTAGTATTGCGCTCAGGATACTATCTCACCGGGAAGAGGCTGAAGAAGCGGCCCAGGATGCATTTATGAAGGCTTTTCAGGGGCTGGGCTCATTTAGCGGCCAGTCTAAATTCTCTACCTGGCTCTACCGTATCGCGTGTAATGAAGCACTGGCCAGGGCGCGTAAAAAGAAGCGCTATGCGGTGGATATAGATGATGTGGAGGAGGTAAAGCTGCCCTGGGATAGTTTTGCTGACCAGTATAAACAGCTCGAGCACAAAACGCGACAGAAATATATACGTATGGCACTGGACAGGCTGCCTGATAACGACCGGCTCCTGATCTCGTTATACTACCTGCAGGAGCAGTCTGTGGCTGAGGTGGCTGAGGTAACCGGGCAGGAGGCTAACACTGTCAAGGTACGGATACACAGGGCGCGTAAGAAACTGCACACAGCCCTGGCGGGCTTATTAGAAACAGAACTAAAGGAATTGCTTTAA
- the tnpA gene encoding IS200/IS605 family transposase — protein sequence MSKYRKLSHSFYYCVYHVVWTPKYRHRILRDIVADTLENKIKTICEWKEVKVEELNIQPDHVHLVCSIPPKLSVSDFMGILKGKTAIMMFKNFKSLRRKPYWGNHFWSRGYFVSTVGIDEEKIKRYVKYQEKEDKKEDGDIDIPLFDN from the coding sequence ATGAGCAAGTATCGTAAGCTATCGCATAGCTTTTACTATTGTGTCTATCATGTAGTATGGACCCCGAAGTACCGCCACCGTATACTTCGTGATATTGTTGCAGATACGTTGGAGAATAAGATAAAGACGATATGTGAATGGAAGGAGGTCAAGGTAGAAGAGTTGAACATTCAGCCAGATCACGTTCATTTGGTATGTAGTATACCTCCGAAACTTAGTGTATCAGACTTCATGGGTATTCTCAAGGGTAAGACAGCGATCATGATGTTTAAGAACTTCAAGAGTCTTCGCAGAAAACCCTATTGGGGCAATCATTTTTGGTCACGAGGCTATTTTGTAAGTACGGTAGGCATAGATGAAGAAAAGATAAAGCGGTATGTTAAGTATCAGGAGAAGGAAGATAAGAAAGAGGATGGGGATATAGATATCCCGCTATTCGATAACTGA